In Candidatus Zixiibacteriota bacterium, the sequence GGCTGTAATCGTACTCGAAACTTCCGTCGACCTCAATATCACCATTCGGCAGTTCCTGGTAGGTGTTATTGATATCGTATTTGTCAAAACTGAGATCGAGGTCGATACTGGTAGTGTCGTACTGGAATGATATATCCATTGTCAAGGTCATGTGCATGATAAACTGCAGGAAATCGGTCGAACTGGTCGGGACCTGGACTGGAGTGCCGTTTTCCTTGAACTGGACGGAATCAGCCAGGCTGACCGTATACGAGTACGTACCGTATTCATCGGTTTCGGTGTCACTTCCGGACATGATGAAGTAGTGCCAGCCGTTCTGGTAACCTTCTGATGTGTCTTTGGGTTCGGCGGTTACGGTCGCTTTACCGAAAGCGTCATCTGAGCTGGGTGGCTCGAACCCGTCCCAGTTTTCAAAACCCTGCAGAACAGAAGTAAGGATCAGGTCCATATCCTGCTGAACCTGGGCCTGCAGATCGGTCTGCGATATCGGCTGGACGCCGTTATCATCATCGTCGGAACTCGAACAGGCAAAGACCGAAAAGAGTGCCAGCGAGGCGGACATAAAAAGCGCAATAAACAGTTTCCTTTTCATTTACTCCTCCATGGTTATAAAAGGGGTTAGTAATCAGTTCTTTCGGGGACAAAAATATTTTCAGACGCTACCGCTGTCAACTACAAAATTTTATTTCTGGGCCAGCTGATAGATATTTCCATCCTGATCGATTTCCCATACCTGAATGCCTTTGGCGGTCGCGGTAAAACCGTCAGGTGTCAGCTCAACCAGGTAGCGGTACTTTCCCCCGGCCGGCATGATCATACCGATCTCCTCCAGGTCAGTGGAGTAGACCTGATGTTCAGCGTAGAACTCCTGCTGTTTGATGTAGATTTGTTTGAGCATCTCCTGCGCCTCGGCAGAATACACCGTTTCCGGAAGACTTACACCGGAGTGGCTGTCTTCGGCTTCCTGATCGGAATTACCCGAACATCCAGCAATCAAAGCCGCTGCCAGTATAAGTATGAAAAACGGCAGTTTCCCTGATGATATAATGATCATCGTTGCCTTCCTTGTTATTTATACCTGTCTTAAGTAATTCGGTGTTTATAATTCAGCCCCGGCAGAATATCACAGATTCATGTCAAATAGCGCTAAATTTCCCGGGTTGCAAATTAAGGTTGCCATAAATCCAAAAAAATGCGATTTTTTCCCTATACATTGAATAATCGGCCGATTGCGGAGTAATCTTGATGAAAACTGGTGAATTCGAAGTGTCCGATGAGAAGCTTTTGATGATGGTAAAGGCCGGTGATAAGGATGCTTTCAGACATTTGGTCGAAAGGTACAAGAAAAAAGCTTATTACCTGGCGCTCAAGCTGGTTGGTGACCCGGCCGACGCCATGGATATCTCGCAGGAAGCGTTTATACGGGTCTACAACGCCCGCAAACGCTACGACCAGGACAGGTCGTTTTTCAGCTGGTTTTACACGATTATTGCCAATCTCTGCAAGAACCACCTCAAGAAACTCAGGGTTCGGGCGGATTATAAGAGATCCACTCAGGATGAAGCCCGGGCTGGAAGCGGTGAACGTGCTCTTTCCCCCGATCTTCTGGTGGAAGCTGATGAAACCCGCGAGCAGGTCTGGGAAGCGATCGAGAAATTATCTTTCGAACACAGGGAAATCATCGTCCTCAGGCATTTCGAGGATATGTCATACGAGGAAATTGCTGAATCTCTTGGTATTCCGGTAGGGAGCGTGATGAGCCGGTTGTACTACGCCCGTAAGAAGATGAAAGAGGAGCTGGGTATATTGTATGGATGAAGACCGCAAAAAAGAGCTTCTGATGAAGGCTGTCGACGGGCTGGCGAGCGAAGAGGAACTGGCCGAGCTTAAGCAGGCGGCAGGTTCCGATCCTGCTCTGGCGGATGAGTTCAGGGCGTTTACGAAGATAAAGGAGGTAACAGACT encodes:
- a CDS encoding sigma-70 family RNA polymerase sigma factor yields the protein MKTGEFEVSDEKLLMMVKAGDKDAFRHLVERYKKKAYYLALKLVGDPADAMDISQEAFIRVYNARKRYDQDRSFFSWFYTIIANLCKNHLKKLRVRADYKRSTQDEARAGSGERALSPDLLVEADETREQVWEAIEKLSFEHREIIVLRHFEDMSYEEIAESLGIPVGSVMSRLYYARKKMKEELGILYG